The following are encoded in a window of Thermoplasma sp. Kam2015 genomic DNA:
- a CDS encoding helix-turn-helix domain-containing protein codes for MITATKVKLYPNEGQKILLEKHFGSCRFVYNYFLAKRDEYYITHRDAQRSSLNYFDTNNMLIELKKEKPWLYEVNSQSLQMSLRFLDNAFKNFFHKNADHPRFKRKGINEYFAVPQHIKIQGNR; via the coding sequence ATGATAACGGCTACCAAAGTGAAGCTGTATCCAAACGAAGGACAGAAAATTTTACTGGAAAAGCACTTTGGTAGTTGCCGATTCGTATACAACTATTTTTTGGCCAAGAGGGATGAATACTATATAACGCATAGGGATGCACAGAGATCTTCTCTGAACTATTTTGACACAAATAACATGCTCATCGAACTCAAGAAGGAAAAACCATGGTTATACGAAGTTAATTCTCAATCCTTACAGATGTCATTACGCTTTCTTGATAATGCATTCAAGAACTTCTTCCATAAGAATGCAGATCATCCAAGATTCAAAAGGAAAGGTATTAACGAATACTTCGCAGTACCACAGCACATCAAAATTCAAGGAAACAGGAT